One Candidatus Delongbacteria bacterium genomic window carries:
- the flhB gene encoding flagellar biosynthesis protein FlhB, whose protein sequence is MAEEFQEKTEEPTAKRREDARMEGQVARSQELNSAAVLMGASLVFFLGGRKLLEGLAGLMRDAMIQAPVRSLEVADATRMLNESALEVVWLSMPFLLGVGVLAFLASVAQVGWVVSAKALEPKLDKLNPIKGFAQMFSARSLGELIKSVAKIALIGWICWLLLQKELQGLLPMVYSTPMMILSHVGSIVLRLLATALAMQLVLGSADLVFQKWDTNRKMRMSLQEIKDERKQSEGDPQVRARIRGLQHDAAYNRMLQEVTRADVVVTNPTHLAVAIRYDSERMNAPTVVAKGARLVAQRIRELARENGVPVIENKPMARALFKACEVGMEIPGDFYRAVAELLAFVYRLGGRKAS, encoded by the coding sequence ATGGCCGAAGAGTTCCAGGAAAAGACAGAAGAACCAACCGCCAAGCGGCGTGAAGACGCGCGCATGGAGGGACAGGTCGCCCGCAGCCAGGAGCTGAATTCAGCTGCCGTGCTGATGGGGGCCAGCCTGGTGTTTTTCCTGGGCGGGCGCAAGTTGCTGGAAGGTCTGGCCGGACTGATGCGCGACGCGATGATCCAGGCCCCCGTGCGTAGCCTTGAAGTGGCCGACGCCACCCGCATGCTCAATGAGAGTGCGCTGGAGGTCGTCTGGTTGAGCATGCCCTTCCTGCTGGGAGTGGGTGTGCTGGCGTTTCTGGCGTCGGTGGCCCAGGTGGGCTGGGTCGTGAGTGCCAAGGCCCTCGAACCCAAGTTGGACAAGCTGAACCCCATCAAGGGTTTTGCCCAGATGTTCAGCGCGCGTTCGCTCGGGGAGCTGATCAAGAGCGTGGCCAAGATCGCGTTGATCGGCTGGATCTGCTGGTTGCTGCTCCAGAAGGAGCTGCAGGGGCTGCTGCCCATGGTGTACTCCACGCCCATGATGATCCTGTCACACGTGGGCAGCATCGTGTTGCGCCTGCTGGCCACGGCGCTGGCGATGCAGCTGGTGCTGGGCAGCGCGGATCTCGTGTTCCAGAAGTGGGACACCAACCGCAAGATGAGGATGAGCCTGCAGGAGATAAAGGACGAGCGCAAGCAGAGCGAAGGCGATCCCCAGGTGCGCGCGCGCATCCGCGGGCTGCAGCACGACGCCGCCTACAACCGCATGCTTCAGGAAGTCACCAGGGCTGATGTGGTGGTCACCAACCCGACCCACCTGGCGGTGGCCATTCGCTACGACTCCGAGCGGATGAACGCCCCCACGGTGGTGGCCAAGGGCGCACGCCTGGTGGCCCAGCGCATTCGCGAACTGGCCCGCGAGAACGGTGTGCCCGTGATCGAGAACAAACCCATGGCGCGCGCCCTGTTCAAGGCCTGCGAGGTGGGCATGGAAATTCCCGGTGACTTCTACCGGGCCGTGGCCGAACTGCTGGCCTTCGTCTACCGGCTGGGCGGGAGGAAAGCCTCGTGA
- the flhA gene encoding flagellar biosynthesis protein FlhA: MKHGRPDILLAFGIVGILIMMVIPVPAMLLDLMLALNIMLGLVILLVSLYTLEPLQFSIFPGMLLILTLFRLSMNVASTRLILGTGYAGKVISAFGEFVVGGNIVVGFIVFLILVLINFIVITKGSGRVAEVAARFTLDAMPGKQMAIDADLNNGVITEKEARERREKISREADFYGAMDGASKFVRGDAIAGLLITLVNLVGGMAVGMLQLKMSAADAARSFSLMTIGDGLVNQIPSLIISVAAGIIVTRAGSRSHFGTDMQNQLLNQVRPLAIASLVLFFFALMPGLPTIPFLVLAVLSGVLALRRRKELALEAAEEEAATAEPTGPAKERIEDYLNLDSMEIELGYGLIALVDREAGGDLLTRITSLRRQVAQELGIIVPPIRIRDDLSLRPDEYRIRIRGNVVGASELRTGCILALTGPEELPGLNGIPTTDPTFGLPALWIRESERRNVESRGVAVVEPSAVLATHLETVVRRHAWRLLSLQDTKKLLENLKGEHQALVEELTPGILSLAAVHKVLQRLLKESVPVRDLCTVLETLADTGSQTKDTDILVEYARFALSGSITAQLKGEDGRIRVVTLRPELEGRLQQEQEGNRNGGFSPDEFAAVVAELAGWRDRLQAEGRVPVIVTRPEIRSYLRRLLEGPLPEMQVVSYSELQLDVELESVASIAAPEPNGARRPRVAAEPQPA, from the coding sequence GTGAAACACGGCCGCCCCGACATCCTGCTGGCCTTCGGCATCGTCGGCATCCTGATCATGATGGTGATCCCGGTGCCCGCGATGCTGCTGGATCTGATGCTGGCGCTGAACATCATGCTGGGGCTGGTGATCCTGCTGGTCTCGCTGTATACGCTGGAGCCGCTCCAGTTCAGCATTTTCCCGGGGATGCTGCTGATCCTGACCCTGTTCAGGCTCTCGATGAACGTGGCCTCCACCCGGCTGATTCTGGGCACCGGCTACGCGGGCAAGGTGATCAGTGCCTTCGGCGAGTTCGTGGTGGGCGGCAACATCGTGGTTGGCTTCATCGTGTTCCTGATCCTGGTGCTGATCAACTTCATCGTGATCACCAAGGGCTCGGGCCGTGTGGCCGAAGTGGCCGCACGCTTCACCCTGGACGCCATGCCCGGCAAGCAGATGGCGATTGACGCCGACCTGAACAATGGCGTGATCACCGAGAAGGAAGCCCGCGAGCGCCGTGAGAAGATCTCGCGCGAAGCGGATTTCTATGGCGCGATGGACGGTGCCAGCAAGTTCGTGCGCGGCGACGCCATCGCCGGCCTGCTGATCACTCTGGTCAACCTGGTGGGCGGCATGGCCGTGGGCATGCTGCAGCTCAAGATGAGCGCGGCCGACGCGGCCCGGTCCTTCAGCCTGATGACCATCGGCGATGGTTTGGTGAACCAGATTCCTTCGCTGATCATCTCCGTGGCCGCGGGCATAATCGTGACCCGTGCGGGCAGCCGCAGCCACTTCGGCACGGACATGCAGAACCAGTTGCTGAACCAGGTGCGCCCGCTGGCCATCGCCAGCCTGGTCCTGTTCTTCTTCGCGCTGATGCCCGGCCTGCCCACGATTCCCTTCCTCGTGCTGGCCGTGCTCTCCGGGGTGCTGGCCCTGCGCCGCCGCAAGGAACTGGCACTCGAAGCCGCGGAAGAAGAAGCCGCCACCGCCGAGCCCACGGGCCCCGCCAAGGAGCGCATCGAAGACTACCTGAACCTGGACAGCATGGAAATCGAGCTGGGGTACGGTCTGATCGCGCTGGTCGATCGCGAAGCCGGCGGCGACCTGCTGACCCGTATCACCAGCCTGCGGCGTCAGGTGGCCCAGGAGCTGGGCATCATCGTGCCCCCGATCCGGATCCGTGACGACCTGAGCCTGCGACCCGACGAGTACCGGATCCGCATCCGGGGCAATGTGGTGGGCGCTTCCGAACTGCGCACAGGGTGCATCCTGGCACTCACGGGACCGGAAGAACTGCCGGGACTGAACGGCATTCCCACCACGGACCCGACCTTCGGCCTGCCCGCGCTCTGGATCCGCGAGAGCGAGCGTCGCAACGTGGAATCCCGCGGAGTGGCGGTGGTGGAGCCCTCGGCCGTGCTGGCGACCCATCTGGAAACCGTGGTGCGCCGTCATGCCTGGCGCCTGCTGAGCCTGCAGGACACCAAGAAGCTGCTCGAGAATCTCAAGGGCGAACACCAGGCCCTGGTCGAGGAACTGACTCCCGGCATTCTCAGTCTGGCCGCCGTGCACAAGGTGCTCCAGCGCCTGCTGAAGGAATCGGTGCCCGTGCGCGATCTCTGCACCGTGCTCGAGACCCTGGCGGACACCGGTTCACAGACCAAGGACACCGACATCCTGGTGGAGTACGCGCGCTTCGCCCTGAGCGGCTCGATCACGGCCCAGCTCAAGGGCGAGGATGGCCGGATCCGGGTGGTGACTCTGCGTCCCGAGCTGGAAGGCCGGCTGCAGCAGGAACAGGAAGGCAATCGCAACGGGGGCTTCAGCCCCGATGAATTCGCCGCCGTCGTGGCGGAACTGGCCGGCTGGCGGGATCGCCTGCAGGCCGAGGGCCGTGTGCCCGTGATCGTGACCCGTCCGGAAATCCGTTCCTACCTGCGGCGATTGCTGGAAGGCCCCCTGCCCGAGATGCAGGTGGTGTCCTACAGCGAACTGCAGCTGGATGTGGAGCTGGAATCCGTGGCGTCCATCGCCGCGCCGGAACCGAACGGCGCACGGCGTCCGCGAGTGGCGGCCGAGCCGCAACCCGCCTGA